The following coding sequences are from one Candidatus Nitrohelix vancouverensis window:
- a CDS encoding GTPase Era yields the protein MKNKASVFKSGYASLIGKPNVGKSTLLNRLTSEKIAAISSKPQTTRSRITGVAHLDGGQIILLDTPGIHKAFSKLNQLMVKAALNTLSDVDLILFLIDAQQGFTEDDAYALEMLKRVSVPVFLVVNKIDTVVKPKLLEIISDLNQKFNFAEIIPISALKDDGIDVLIRAILDRLPEGPRYFPEDMVMDCPEKFWVSEIIREKVMNLTHLEIPYSCAVLTDVLEEGRPGLLNIHATIYVEKISQKKIMIGEKGKRIKQIGKLARGEIEKRFACQVFLNLFVKVKNGWSQSNGDLRELGYINDTY from the coding sequence TTGAAAAACAAAGCGTCTGTTTTTAAATCCGGTTATGCAAGCCTCATTGGCAAGCCGAACGTAGGCAAATCCACCCTGCTGAACCGCTTGACCTCTGAGAAAATCGCCGCGATTTCCAGTAAACCGCAGACCACGCGAAGCCGCATCACAGGGGTTGCGCATCTGGACGGCGGACAAATCATTCTACTCGATACGCCGGGAATTCATAAGGCCTTTTCCAAACTGAACCAGTTGATGGTCAAAGCGGCGCTCAACACCTTGTCCGACGTGGATTTGATCTTGTTTTTGATCGACGCGCAACAGGGATTCACCGAAGACGATGCCTACGCATTGGAAATGCTGAAAAGAGTGTCGGTTCCTGTGTTTCTGGTCGTTAATAAAATTGATACCGTCGTTAAACCGAAGTTGCTTGAAATCATTTCCGATCTGAATCAGAAATTTAATTTTGCCGAGATCATCCCGATCTCCGCTTTGAAAGACGACGGCATCGACGTTTTGATCCGCGCGATACTGGACCGTCTTCCCGAAGGGCCGCGTTATTTTCCGGAAGATATGGTCATGGATTGCCCTGAGAAATTCTGGGTCAGCGAAATCATTCGCGAAAAAGTAATGAATCTGACCCATCTCGAAATTCCTTATTCCTGCGCCGTCTTGACAGATGTGTTGGAAGAGGGTAGACCGGGATTGTTGAACATCCACGCGACGATTTATGTGGAAAAAATATCCCAGAAAAAAATCATGATAGGTGAAAAAGGAAAACGTATTAAACAAATTGGAAAACTGGCAAGGGGTGAAATCGAAAAACGTTTTGCCTGCCAGGTCTTTTTAAATTTATTCGTCAAGGTCAAGAATGGATGGAGCCAGTCCAACGGCGACCTGAGGGAGCTAGGATATATCAATGATACATATTAA